Proteins from a single region of Penaeus monodon isolate SGIC_2016 chromosome 29, NSTDA_Pmon_1, whole genome shotgun sequence:
- the LOC119591953 gene encoding cullin-3-like: MSSLKSGNKKEHQKMRIRAFPMTMDERYVENIWQLLKSAIQEIQKKNNSGLSFEELYRNAYTMVLHKHGERLYTGLRDVVTQHLENKVRADVLASLQNNFLQTLNHAWNDHQTSMVMIRDILMYMDRVYVQQNNVDNVYNLGLIIFRDQVVRHGCIRDHLRETLLDMVMRERRGEVVDRLAIKNAAQMLIVLGIESRAVYEEDFERPFLAQSAEFYRMESQKFLAENSASVYIKRVEARIMEEAERAKHYLDESTERRIVEVVEEELIKKHMKTIVEMENSGVVHMLKNNKTEDLACMYKLMSRVSDGLRAVAECVSQHLREQGKALVAEEEGGKNAITFVQNLLDLKDRFDHFLHNSFNNDKIFKQMIAADFEYFLNLNSKSPEYLSLFIDDKLKKGVKGMTEAEIEAVLDKTMVLFRFLQEKDVFERYYKQHLAKRLLLQKSVSEDSEKTMISKLKTECGCQFTSKLEGMFKDVTISNTINEEFKQRVNSAGTNLCGVDIYVRVLTTGYWPTQSANLKANVPMAPRSAFEAFRRFYLNKHSGRQLTLQPQLGVAGISSSSSAVAAAAAGVSSNNNGLAPSPSVPGTPTSASAVGPSPSSAPSVMGAGKPSGPRKHIIQVSTYQMVILMLFNTRDKLTYEEIQNETDIPDRDLVRALQSLALGKPAQRVLVKSPKTKEMESSHEFTVNDSFTSKLYRVKIQAVAAKGESEPERKETRSKVDEDRKHEIEAAIVRIMKARRRMTHNNLVAEVTDQLKSRFLPSPILIKKRIESLIEREYLARTPEDRKIYSYVA; this comes from the exons ATGACTATGGATGAACGTTATGTGGAAAATATCTGGCAGCTGCTAAAGAGCGCCATCcaagagatacagaaaaagaacAACAGTGGTCTCAGCTTTGAGGAACTCTACCGCAATGCCTACACTATGGTCTTACACAAGCATGGGGAGAGACTATATACAGGCCTCAGGGATGTCGTGACACAGCACTTGGAGAATAAG GTCCGGGCGGATGTGTTGGCATCGTTACAAAACAACTTTTTACAAACGTTAAATCATGCCTGGAACGACCACCAGACGTCCATGGTGATGATTCGGGATATCCTCATGTACATGGACCGTGTCTATGTGCAGCAGAACAATGTCGACAATGTCTACAACTTAGGATTAATTATTTTCAGAGATCAG GTTGTACGGCATGGCTGCATACGGGACCACCTACGAGAAACATTACTAGACATGGTGATGAGGGAACGTAGAGGTGAAGTAGTTGACAGGCTAGCAATCAAGAATGCTGCACAGATGTTAATAGTATTGGGAATAGAATCCAGAGCTGTATATGAAGAGGATTTTGAAAGACCGTTTCTTGCTCAGTCTGCAGAGTTTTATCGG ATGGAGAGCCAGAAATTTTTAGCAGAGAATAGTGCATCAGTTTATATTAAGAGAGTAGAAGCAAGGATTATGGAAGAGGCTGAACGGGCTAAGCATTATCTAGATGAATCCACAGAACGACGTATAGTAGAAGTTGTAGAAGAAGAACTAATTAAGAAGCATATGAAGACCATTGTTGAG ATGGAAAACTCTGGTGTTGTACACATGCTcaagaataataaaacagaagATCTAGCTTGCATGTACAAGCTCATGTCTAGGGTTTCTGATGGATTACGTGCGGTAGCTGAGTGTGTATCACAACACTTAAGAGAACAGGGCAAAGCTTTAGTTgctgaagaggagggaggaaagaatgcTATAACGTTTGTACAG AATTTGCTGGACTTGAAGGACCGATTCGACCACTTCCTCCACAATTCCTTCAACAATGATAAGATCTTCAAGCAAATGATCGCAGCAGATTTCGAATATTTCCTCAACCTAAACAGTAAATCACCGGAGTACCTGTCATTATTTATCGATGACAAACTCAAGAAGGGTGTTAAAGGA ATGACTGAGGCGGAGATTGAAGCCGTCTTGGATAAAACTATGGTGCTGTTCCGTTTTCTGCAAGAGAAGGATGTATTCGAGCGGTACTACAAGCAACACCTGGCTAAGCGTCTCCTCTTACAAAAGTCCGTATCGGAGGACTCGGAGAAGACcatgatctccaagctgaagacgGAGTGCGGGTGCCAGTTCACGTCCAAGCTAGAGGGCATGTTCAAAGACGTCACCATCTCCAACACCATAAACGAGGAGTTCAAGCAGAGAGTTAATAGTGCCGGG ACAAATTTGTGTGGAGTTGACATATATGTGCGAGTGTTGACAACTGGTTATTGGCCAACGCAGTCGGCAAATTTGAAAGCCAACGTACCTATGGCCCCCAGAAGTGCCTTTGAGGCCTTCAGAAGATTCTACCTCAACAAGCACAGTGGCAGACAACTCACTCTACAGCCACAACTAGG CGTGGCGGGtatctcgtcatcatcatcggctGTGGCAGCGGCGGCAGCGGGTGttagcagcaacaacaatggcTTAGCCCCCTCTCCCAGTGTGCCAGGGACACCCACCTCGGCTTCAGCTGTAgggccctccccttcctccgccccctctGTCATGGGTGCAGGAAAGCCCTCGGGGCCTAGGAAACACATCATCCAGGTGTCCACGTACCAGATGGTCATATTGATGCTGTTCAACACCAGGGACAAGCTCACTTATGAG GAGATTCAGAACGAGACGGACATCCCCGACCGTGATCTTGTTCGAGCTCTGCAGTCACTGGCACTTGGAAAGCCAGCTCAACGTGTGCTTGTCAAGAGCCCTAAGACGAAGGAGATGGAGTCTTCACATGAGTTCACGGTCAATGACTCGTTTACATCAAAGTTGTACAG AGTGAAGATCCAGGCAGTAGCAGCCAAGGGAGAGAGTGAACCGGAGAGAAAGGAGACGCGGAGCAAGGTGGATGAGGATCGCAAGCACGAGATTGAGGCGGCCATCGTGAGGATTATGAAGGCCAGGCGGAGGATGACG CATAACAACTTGGTGGCAGAGGTAACAGATCAACTCAAGTCCCGCTTCTTACCGTCCCCAATACTTATCAAGAAGAGAATTGAGAGCCTCATCGAGCGAGAATATTTGGCCCGCACTCCAGAAGATAG GAAAATCTACTCTTACGTGGCATGA